In Cryptomeria japonica chromosome 1, Sugi_1.0, whole genome shotgun sequence, the sequence ccactacaAATTCCAAGGTTTTGGAACGCTTAAAATATCCATTGTCAAGAGCCTCAAAGTTACATAGCCATTTGAAACGAAAAACACAGATTCACAAAAGGTTGCAGTAATAAGAAGCCTGAGATAGCTCGAGTTCCTTCACAGAGAAAAGGTAAGCTCAAAACAAATGGAAGACCTTTTCACAGTCACAGTTATAACCTCAGTTTTTCAAAGAAGAGAACCAATGAACACAGCTTCCCAAAAGGCATGTACAGTCATAATAGTGTAGATTGCAGCCATGAATACATTGGCATGGTAAAACACACAAATAGCGGCTATAACCTTCGCCAATAAAAACTAATACTATCATCGTTTGAAAAGATGAAACCCAAGAAAAAGCTCCAGTATTcttaataaaagaaatattttttgcaCAGAGGTAAAAGGAAAGGAAAAACCACATACCATGTCGTCTATCATGTAGAAGACTTATCTCCTGTTCAAGTCTCAGTCCAAACTTGAAAACCCTAGTTCGAACCTTAGAAAGCATGCATAGTAGTGGTCTCTACTGAAAACTTTTGTTAGAATCTCTGATACCtgaggaaaactgagaaggggtgAATGATTTTTCACAAGTATAAATAATTAATGTAGAGGAACATAATAtaaacaacacaatgaaagataaagaatgaaAGCACATAACACACAAAAAATTATTAGTTAGTTGTAAAATGTACCAACCTTACAACAACACCAAAACCAAGGGGAATCATATATGCTAGAGCAGAAGTGTTAACGCTGCAAAATATAAATATTAGCCTCGATAAAACACCCTTATTAAAATACATTCAACTAAAATTTTTACATTACACATACATACCAGATTGAAAGAACTGATTTCTCAAGTTTTGGATTTGGCAACAGGCCTGACAAGAGAACAAGAGTTTCAAAGGACCAATACTACAAGTTGTCCACAACCATAAAATAATGTACTGATAAAATAAGTTTAGAAAACCATTCTGGTATTAATCTACAATGTCTTATTAACAACTTGCATTATGGTATGATGAAAAAAACTTGATCTGGTCTATTTGTCAAATTGTTCTTCACATGCTATGAAATTTGAACATTCTGTAGTGTTAAAAGACAAAAATGCTCTGACATATTACATAGACAACTTGACCAAATTTTGTAGCTAAGATATTAAATTATTACACCAGATCATCAGTGAAGATGGAATAGCAAGCTTGAGATATTCTTTAATATCATGCAAAGCCTCCCTTGTAAGGGATGTCAATGTCCTCTTGCATTGaggcaatttttttatatatagtaAAAGAAGTACCACATTGAGCCAGTTGGAAATGTTACTTGCCAAGGCAACCTCTTTATTACCAAATCCAATTTTAAATACCAGAGCCTAGCATCATGGGAAAGACAATACTTTGTGACTGGAGAAATTTTGAAGAGGTTGAAGAACAACATAAGCAAATAGGCTCGGAATCAGCCATTTGGCAAATTTCCTTGCTTAAAGGATATTAAAGGGTCGTGCCCAAATGCAACTAGAATGTTGCCCATGTAAGCCCACACTATAGAAAGTGATATGCACacacaaaaatgaataaaaattgCTCTCTGCACATGAATCTCGAGTAGATGATATCGCTTTGCCCCATAGGCCTATTCACATAGTGTTTCCAATGCGCTTCCCATTCCTATATgtacaaaataaaaagaaataattgtTGAGATTATCTTAAGGTTGATTCAATGTTGCAGGCATGCAGACCGAATCTAGTCATTGAAAACAAAATTAGAATGCGTATTTAGCCCCAGGGTACACTTGCAGAGCCTGAATACAAGAACATCAAAAGCCTTTAAGCCTTCCATATGATTTGAGTCTATATTTCGCCTCTTATCAAATATTTTTCAAGCACATAATGTTTCAAACAATGCAGCTTATCAAAACAATATTTTCTCTATAATTTCATAATCAGTTACAATATAGCTTAACTCATTAATGATATCTCTAACAAATAAATGTTTGCATATTCAAAGATAATTCATTCGTTAATCACAAAGTGGCTACAACTAATACATTTTTGTCAACCTACAACCCCTAAATGACTCATTATGTTAACAATCCATATGTGAGTAATCTTGAATAATGTCCAACATAGGAACATGACACACACAAAAATCTTAGTTTCATTGAGGAAATTCTAGGTCAATCGGAAATATAGAAGGTAAAACATTTGATAATTATCATACTCAACAAAATTCTATTTAACACTTCAATATCTAATGACACCCAAAAAAAAGAATCCTTATGAACATCAGTTACATCCCGAAACAAAACCATTGTCCATAACCTATGAGAACATCAAATGAGTTTGCAACATCATCAAGAACATAGAGAATCAAAGAGAACCACATAAGGTGGGGTCTCACAAACACTTTTCATGCTAAGAACATTTTTGTGCATGCTATTATACTATTATGTCATTTCTATACCCAATTTCAGataaaattttataattgttgAACACCACTCATTATATAAACACTTAAGTTCACACACAAAGTGAATGTTAAAGTTTATACACACCTTATAACATTGTAGCACAACATAGGTGAATGTCAATGTTATACATTGTTCACGCAAAATAAATTTGAAAGTTCAAACATATAAACACAACATATAGTtttttcaaacacacaatccacACATATATAAAGTAAATGCTAAAGTTTAAACATTTCCATTAGTGAATGTCAAAGTTTATTATAGCCTTTACATAAAGTGAATGTGAAGTTCAAACACATTTcaaatatatacaaaataaatgcTTAAGTTTATAAATCTTCACATAAAGTAAACTTGAAGttcaaacattcaaaatttaaaacattttcCTCAAATTTTTAAACATGAATGCCAGTGTTCAAATATACATCACACAAATTTAGTTCAACTAGGCTTGAAGTAAATATTGGAGGAATACACAAAATAAATGACAAAGTTTACACACACCTTACAACATGCAACACAACATGAATGCCAATGTTAGTTCAAACATGCAACATAGGTGAATGTCAATGTTAGTACATTGCTCACACAAAATGAATTTGAAAGTTCAAAACACAACATATAGTTTTTCCAAATACACAATCCGCACACACATAAAGTAAATGCTAAAGTTTAAACTTTCTCATTAGTGAATGCCAAATTTTATTATAGTATGTACATAAAGTGAATGTGAAGTTCAAACACATTTCAAACATATACAAAATAAATGCTAAAGTTCATAAATCTTCACATAAAGTAAACTTGAATTTCAAACATGCACAAAGTTTATGCCAATGTTCAAACATGCATCACACAAATTTAGTTCAACTAGGCTTGAAGTAAATATTGGAGCAATACACAAAATAAATGGCAAAATTTACACACATCTTACTACATGCAACACAACATGAATGCCAATGTTCGTTCAAACATGTACATTGTTCACACAAAATGAATTTGAAAGTTCAAACATATAAACACATATCAAAGTACAACACAACATATAGTTTTTTCAAATACACAATCCACACACAtttaaagtaaatgcttaagtttaaacaTTCTCATTAGTGAATGCCAAAAGTTTATTATAAATCTTTACTTAAAGAAAATGTGAAGTTCAAACACACTTTCCAACATATACAAAATAAATGCTAAAGTttacaatcttaaaaaaaaaagtaaatttgaaGTTCAAACGTGCACAAAGTGAATGCCAAAttaaaaaccatccacataaaaTGAATGTCAATGttcaaacatgcatcacataaaatTAGTTCAACTAGGCATGGATTAAATATTGGAGCAATACTCAAAATAAATGACGTAGTTAAAAAAACACTTCACACACACAAAGTATACAAGTTTAAACATGCGCATAAAGTGAGTGCCAAAATTAGAACACTCTTGAAATTGAAACATGCACCAAAAGTGAATGTTAAAGTTCAAACAATAAAATATACACAAAATAATGCCTAAAATTCATACACTTCCAACTAGTGGACGCCAAAGTGAAATACACTAAACTAATTAAGTTTAGAAGACACTTCAAACAAACAATTaatttatgtcaaaattcaaacaCACAAACTAAATGCCAAAGCTCAGGCAAACACttcatataaatacacacacaaaagaggaatgacaacaaacaatAAAAATGATGTCAAAGTTCTTACAATAAAATGTACACAAAGTAAATGGCTAAAGTTCAAACACACTTCCAAAAACTACTAATTGTCAAAGTGAAACACACTAAAAGTTTACATATCAATTTTAGGAACTGATTAAAAAATGTAACACCTTCTCCAGTTTTAGATATTAAATATTATAgtgaaatttttaaatttacaatttaaaaattttAACAATTGATTAAAAAAATGCAACATTTTTTCCAATTGTAGATATTAAATGTTGCATTTAGTAAGccattcaaaatttaaaacattttcCTCAAATTTTATATATCTACATTCATTACTTGATTTCAGCTTCCAACTCTTCCTGTCAAACACTCAACAAACCATGGTTTAAATTTAAGTCGATTTTcctacaaataaaatataaaactatcattaaaataaaataaaactgatataaaataaataactttaatgaaaatatatgaatattttttaAATGCACCAGACCTTTCAAATAGAACAAATATCTTACCAAAAATCTGCCTAACTATAGTCTAGACAAACTATGTTCTAATACCAAAAATTtcaatatattttgttttattttttattaacaaaTGCAACTCTAAAATATCAATTCTGTGTGTTACTGTCATAAAAGCACACTCCACCTCCTTGTTGATGCACAAAGCAAAGGTAAATGCCACTTAAATATGTGAAAACATAACTAAAGGATGCAAGTGCAAGTTTTCCAGTTACAATCTAAAACAGGACAATTAAAGCCAGGCAGAAAAAGGAACTGGGGATGAAAACCAAGCGCAGGTAAAATTAAAATTTGCTCTTCATTGATTGCAATAACAATTGAGATACTATTATTCTCCACGCATTACCGTGCACTCTTAACTTGAATTACAGGGCTTGTGGGAAGTGACATGTGAGCCACTCCCTCATATTAAGTGCTAGCCTCATGTATCCTATGATCAGATTTTCTGCCTTCAAGTTTTTCACTCTTAACTTGAGCCACTCCAAACCCCATATCAAGCATCGATGCAATAGTTGATTTAACTGGTTTTAGAGACTTTGGAAGGAACATGTACTGAATGCTTGCACAAATTAAATCTCCTTATCATGTTTCCTTTTTAAAGATTCATATATTTTGTGATTGGCCCTATGTCCAAAATACAAGCAGTTGGACtctaaaaatctttcaaaaatcatgATAAAATTGTGCAAAGTGTACACATACAGAAAACAAAACTATGGAAAATATTCAAATTTAAACTCTTCCCCTTATAAAGCATAAATTGAAACGAACTATGGACACAAGGTTTCTCAAAGTTTCAAACCACATATCTTTTGAACCACATGTTGCCAAATATATTTTTAGCTTATCCTCTGATATTGGCTTCTGTAGAAACTCTGCTATTTAAAAATTAATGAGAAACAAGCATGAGTAGAAAGCCCATTTTTCTCATTGATTAAAAAAATAGAGACAGGTTGAAAGTTTCATTTGAATAACTGATAACAAAATCAATAGAAATACTAACGTCATCATTGTTGTGTTCACCCAACTCGTGTTTGGCATTTTTTCTGGTCAAGTATATGAAAGATGGCATAAGCACATCTTAAACTATCAGTGGATAAACCATCAACATATTTTAGAGAAACTAAGTAATATTTGGCAAGCCACGGGCATTTTCCAGGACTTTAAAACCTCTACAATTATTAGGTGTGGTCCATGCCCATGGCCCTCGGTTAAGTACTCCACCCAGGATAGCTCGAGCCATGGTCATTACCTTGACTGTAAATCACATAAAATTTTAAACTACAATTAATATTGAATCCATCTCAAATTAAATGAAGTCAATAGCATTAATCCAATCAGACCAAAGATCTTTCACAAACACCTCTGCAAACTAAACAAATAGGGCTTCAATGAGAGATGATTAATAAATGAGATACCAAGGCTAcaaaaagagatttccaagagaatCGAGCTTTAGTATTATCATATTTGCAAACCTTTGTCTCAgctttataataataaattagccTAGTTTCAATACTACAGTGGAAGTTCTGACTACTACTCATCATTTTTGAATGGTTGTTGCAGAGAATTAAGTGGATCTACCTTTCTGAACAATGATAAATAGataaatgtcatgaaaaaattacCCTCAGATTCTTTCCATGTAATAGTGACACCCCACTTTTGAGCTGAAGTGTAAATTTTTGGACCAATAGGATGAGATTGAAATCTAGGAGAAGGTGGAAAGTTCCTTGACTGGTAAGTTCAACTCTCAAACGAATACCTAATCCTATTTTAGTGATTACTTTATTCCCTATCTTTTATGACTACAAAGTGCACAGTATGAAATATGCCCATGTCACAATGTTTGGAAAGTATCTACTTTAACAACTTCAAGAAACAGAGGAGATGGAAAAATGCAGTCAAAAAACTTATCAGAGGTTAAATGCAATTACAAGACAAACATAAAATGAATTAGTCCCACTACGAGGTTGAATAGGTTAAATGCAATTACGCAAGATTTCCACAGTTTAAATGCCATTTACAGTAACTCTCTCATTATATAGCTACTTGCATATATAATCTACAATTACTCAAACACATGAAAGAAAAAATGTCTAAAACAATTTTAAAGTTAGGATTTAGGCACAAAGAGACACACTGAACCTCCATTTGTAATGCAAATCGAAAGATCATTGAAGACTAGAAATTAAACCGCGATTAGAATACCTAAGCTAAACGCTTCTTCAAGTTTGAAGAATTCTTTTGCTGTTGCAATTACAATTACCACGAGAGACAAAATGTGGATTGGCCAGATAGAAAGAGGGCGTCGAATCTTTTATTCGTACCCATAAATGATAGGTTGCACATAGACCATAATAACAAGTAACAGACatatgaattgtttgacaaaatgtctcaatGGTTGCACAATGGATTTGAAAGGAAAATGAACAAAATGACAGTTTATGTAAGATTGTTATGATTAGGGTGAGAGGACAAAGAATATTACAACGCAATAAATTCCAGGCAACAACAAGATCCTCAACCTATCATTTTTAATCTCAATTTCAATTCATTTAAAATATGGGATTAAGATAAAAGCAGATGAATTTGCGATTAAGATAAAGGAAGACAATTAGAATAAGGGACCAAGATAAAACACAATTTTTGATGTAAACAATGGCTAGTCGGTGGGAGGAAAAAATAGCAGATAGACATACCTAAATGGAGACTAAGCGCAGAGCCTTCAATTTCAAGCAAATGAGCCTCCCTTCCCCGTgacattctctccctccctccccggTTGTTCAGCTTAGAGCACAACTTCCTCCCAAATATTCCTTCATATATCCATTGCTCTCTCTGCCTTCTGCTTTCCCTCTTTCTATGTAAAATTAAAAAACCAACCTCAAAAAAAGAACAAATCATCGAAAGACTGACTAGACCAGCATGCATGCTATACAAGATTCTTATCagaaaatatgaaaaatcctaacAAAAACAAAACTAACATAAAACTCCAATAAAAGACATCGAAAACAAATTTAGGAAGAAAGTATTGGCAGAAGAGGAACTGATGAGGAGCACCTAGTTGGAAGTCACCATTTATAAGAGGTTGAAAACATTGTTTTTTTGAAACGCTCATGTTTTTTTTAACAGTCCTGTTTTTATTTAACAATCATAACAGCTAACGGTCATGTTTTTTATAACAGTCATGTTTTTTTATAATATTCTTGTTTATATTTAAGATTCATAACAACTAACGGTCATGCTTTTTTAAACAGTCATGTCGTGCTCTTACTCCTcaaatgatgaaatattttcttattAAAATCTTAGTTTGAAATTATTCATGTACTATTTTATATGAATAAGATTTTATTATGATGTTTAATCTGGATAagaatgttaattaaataaatcagaaattaatttaaaatgtaaTTTTGGTTAttcaaataaattatataaaacatAAATTAATTTGAATAAAATTAACGATGGTTGATATTGATAATTTAGAAATAAAAGTTAGTATTAAGAAATCAATTGAAAAGGAAAGGTCTTGATAGCTTATtatctaatatcaatgttatatAAGAAAATCAATTTGCTACATTcttaaaaaaatgataattttggcaTGCTCGTTGTTCTTAAATTTGAACAAATTTAGAAAATATTTGTGAGTTGATATCATAGATCTATGATATGCCCTTATAATCAATTGCATCTATAGATTTTAAGGAAATAAAGATTAGTAAACTAAGGAAATCAAGAATTGATTACTCAAACAATTAAATATGAGAGAAAATTGGAAAATGGAGAGGAGGCCAACTAAAGTACGAATGGACCATGAGAGTGACAAAGTGTTATGAACAACATAGGAAGTTACCCCTATAGGCAAATAATCACATAGAGATAGAATTTAACAATGTGTGAGAAATCTAAAGAAAAATGATGACacggaaaaaaataaaaaatgggtaGTTTGATAGCCTTAACTAATGACTTGGTATTAAATTCACCAAGTTGTGAAGCCCCTATGTAAAGATTTAATTCTCATGATGATTTTTTCCTAAAATTGATCCTAAGTGATAGAGTGGTTGGCTATTTTTCAATATATGCACAAAAGTTATGTTGACATCTATAATCTAATTAATATATATTGAATAAAAAAAATCAATAGTGATGATGGTCATCCTTTGTGTCACATCCCCCATGTCAACCACTTTTGTAGTAGAGGAATAtgggaaaataaataaacaaaaaaaaaatcaatttgaaaaataaatgaaataaggCAATAGGAGGACAAAGAGTAACGGTGTAGGTATGGGTGTCACTGAAGGGGAATGATGAAGCTTACTATACCTTTATCAAACATGATGTTATTCTATCCTCATTTATGAGGTCTTTAGGATACAAACGAGAGTGGGACGAAAGAGGGAATCATTGTAAGTGTCAGAGTAGGGAGAGTGCACAAGGTTGGATGAAAAAGGGGTTGAGATAAATACAATTTTACTGAATGCCATGAGGTGAGGATAGAaataaatggatttgttgaaaattatttagaaaatttcaagaaacATGTAGTTAGCAAGTGTACAAAGACTAAACTGCATAGACTTTGATTGTGTTCTCTTGCCTACACCACAATGAGAGCTTCTAAACAAGTTATGGACTTTCATCAAGCCAAATGGATGGATAAATATTAGGAGATGGCATGGAGAGGGAAGATGGGAGATGCAAAGGAGGGATGATACTCTCCTTCGAAGCAAGTTCAATGTCTAAGGAAGGAAAGATGtacacacaaaatggatttgttaaaaaggctttaggAACTTTTGACAAATGTCATTGGTAGGTGTAGACACAAATATCACAACCATTGCTAACATCTTCCCCCCTTGTGCTTTAACTAGAGCTCATGAACAAGCTATGAGCTTCAATCTTCAGAGAAATTAGTCATGTACTAGAAAATGAATTGTCACccttgttttattttctttaagttGAACAAGTTGGTCAAATCTATTTTATGTGCTTATAATATAGTTATGTGTTGAATATGTGGACATAATATGGTGGTTATATGCATTTAAGTTGAATGTCTTATGGGTTGATATTTTAGTTGTTAGCTTGTTGTAGAAGACTTTGTGTAAGGACCAGCATTTAGTTAAATATTAAATTACATAGTTACATTTAATCTCATACAATTAAAAAAACATTAACATGTAACTTTCTCAAATATATATTAGAATAgagacaaaatattttttttttacgtAATGTCTAAGTACATGAGCCAATAGATAGGCAAAAATaaggaaattattttatttataagctTGATTCCAATAatacataacacacataatttataagGAGACGAGCTTAGACATAGAAGTGGATCTACACCAGGGGCCTGTTGCAATGACTGAGAAAACTAACATAGAGGAAGAGGAATTTCCAATAGCTGATATATGGGGAATGGAGGATGGGAACAAAATGAATATTGATAATGAAGAAATAGAGTAGGAAGAGGTAGATCTATTCTCTGATGATTCAAAATCTAAGACTGAAAGGAGTTATGAGGATGCCACTACAAACATGATGAGCATAATGCAGACACAATCTAACATAAAGAAACCAAACATTGAGGGAAAAAAATAGAGGGCATGAAAGTCCAACAAGGTAAAATTAGAAATGGTAGGGAGTGCCAGGGGACAATGGAAGCTCAAAAATGGGAAGGAGATACTCCTTCTGAGGAGCCATGAAGTTCATTACATGAAATACTAGGAGCTTAAATGCTCCTAGCAAATGACACCTAATTTGACATCAAATTGACACTAGCAAAGTAGATATTTTTCTATTACAAGAAACCAAATGGAGCATGGAGGAGATTCAAAAAAGGTTGAAAATTTGGAGACTTTGGGAAGAATTTTTTGTTTAGTTTGATGGGACATTTGGTGGGTTAGGTATTCTATGAAATCCATTTACCATTCAATGCAATATGTTTCTAAAGAATCAAAAGAGGATGGTTGTTAGATGTAAGCTTCTCAATCAGAATACAAATTTTATAATTATCAATGTATACTTTCCAATATCTACCATAGATAAAAGAGAACTTTGGAAAAGCATTACAAATTGGATAAAGTAGTAGAATGATGTAAAAATCATCATAGGCACAGATTTCAGTGCCACTCTTGATAATTTAGAAAAATGGGGAGGAATGCAAAACCTATCAAGAGTCCAAATGGACTTCCAAATATTTGTTGATGAAAATCATCTCAAGCACATTCCAACCAAAAATGGAATATGTACCTAGGCCAACAAGAGGCAAGGATTCACCAGCATTTCAGAAAAATTGAACCAGTTTCTTCTATATGGGGATTGGATTGATACTACATGCTCCTATGAGTTGTCCATACTTCCATATATTGGATCAAATCATTTTCTAGTGACATTAACCATATGGTCGAATGGTGGGAAGGTTGGCTTTCCATTTAAATTCGAGAGCATGTGGCTCAAGGACCCTTCCATTATGGATTTGATGAAAGTTTGGTGGATTGAGATCAAAATTGGCAATCACTCCAAACTTTACCTCCTTATCAAGAAGCTTTCCCATATTAAGCATAAGGGTAAAAGTACAATATTATGtcatgtttcaggccaacttatcaacaaaaGTGAATTTGAGTTTTTCCtagctaaaaattaattttagtcaaacatatggtatatatagattcattatagataagttatatatggcacacaacttttccaattggaagtgtctatttaatgtatattttatatcactttgggtctaattaccaattttattttaatttaaaaaaaaaactcaatgtttcaacaactcctactcttataaataatattttttttgaaatgtaaaaataccctttttatAGATCTAAAAgtgaatattccaaaatatatctcttttaatattttaattattttgtatattttacattttatttttattgaaagtaggtcatcaacacttaaatataagattgattatcttgacaagaaaaaatactaaaataaattatttaatttgtttgaaaaaaatatgatgcacttgagaaaagaatctatgttgaaagatgatataattattttttaatttggataaataatgaataaaaaaggtggcaacaaatggaaagacttatatttcagtacacacaaattttcaaatttattgaaaaatatatatttataaaaaataataaaaatatatctatgaactaaagtttcaagt encodes:
- the LOC131073161 gene encoding uncharacterized protein LOC131073161, with the translated sequence MHAGLVSLSMICSFFEVGFLILHRKRESRRQREQWIYEGIFGRKLCSKLNNRGGRERMSRGREAHLLEIEGSALSLHLGLLPNPKLEKSVLSICVNTSALAYMIPLGFGVVVSFPQVSEILTKVFSRDHYYACFLRFELGFSSLD